The genomic region GCGCATCGAGCGCGTGGCTGAGGCCCTCGGGCGCCACAACATCGAGGCGATCGTCGTCGCGATGGGTGCGGAGGCCCGAGAACGGGTGCTCTCGATGATCCCAGCGGGCGCCGAGGTCCACTGGAGCAAGTCGCGGACGCTCGAGGAGATCGGCCTCACGGCGGACCTGCTCGCGGATGGCCGCTATGACGCCCTCCGACCGCGGTACCTCGCGATGGATCGGGCGACCCAGGGCCGCGAGATCCGCAAGCTCGTCGGCGCCCCGGACTTCATGCTCGGCAGCGTTCAGGCGATCACCGACGACGGCGCCCTGGTGGTCGTGTCCTACTCGGCCAGCCAGATCGGTCCGTATGCGAGCGGAGCCGGCCGGGTCATCCTCGTCGTCGGCGGCCAGAAGATCGTGGCCGATCTCGATGAAGGCCTGCGCCGCGCCCGCGAACATGTCCTCCCGTACGAGGACGCGTCCCTTCGGGCGCAGCTCGGAGTTCCGACCCGGCTTGCCGAGCTGCTCGTCATCTACGAGGCGGCGCGACCGGGTCGGATTACGGTGGTTCTGGTCCGCGAGGCGGTCGGCGTCTGACGATCGTTCTGCCGGGCGCCCGGGTGGGCGCCCGGCGATCCATGCCCGGCGCGGCTGGCTTCAGCCGAGGACGATGAGGTCCGTCGTGATCGGGATGGGGTTCGCCAGGCAGTCGCGGACCGGCGAGGTGTCCTGGACGTACTGGCAGAGCTCCTCGAGCTGCTCGGTGGTCGCATTCGGGCTCTTCACCCAGCCGGTGGCGCGGATCGCGCTGAAGCCGGCCCGCGGTCCGCCGAGGCCGACGAAGGTTCGCAGGTCGAGATCGCCCTCGATCTCATAGCGCAGCTCGGTGATGTCGATGCCTCGGGCGGCCGCGTTGTAGACGTAGCCGACCGCGTAGCAGAAGCCGAGCGCCTGGAGCAGGAGCTCGACCGCGTTCGGGCCCTCGTTCGAGCCGAGGAGGACCGGCGGTTCGTCGCCGATGAGGCGGAAGGCCTCGGGCCGCACCGCCGGCTGGCCGGCATGGACGAAGTCCTTGATCTCGCCGTCGTTGCGGGCGCCGGAGCGCCAGGTGCTCGATGCCTTGAACGTGAAGGCGCCGACGTTCGGGTCCTGCTGGACGGCCCCGATCGTGGCGATGAGCTGCTCGACGTTGACACCGTTCCGAGCGGTGATGGTGGCCATTGGTCTGCCTCCTGTCCTGCGGTCACCTCAGGTGGATGACCGCTTCGGGAGTAGAGACGCCTCGCCGATCGAAGTTATTCCGTCGCCGCGCTCGGGCAGAAACGGGAATAATCGGCCCAGCCGCAACGTCAGGACGGACAAGCGGATCGCATGCACGCAGCCGCCGAGGGAGCGATGATCGCGACTGTGACCGACGCGCAGAGCCAGCCCCAAGCGGAGAGCAGCGCCGACGAACCAGGTCGGGCGTTCGCCGCCATCGCTCGAGACCAGCTCGATGGCCTCTACGGCTACTGCGTCCGGCTCACGAGCGATCGGACCGACGCGGAGGACCTCGTCCAGGACACCCTGCTGCGGGCGATGCGGGCGTACCCGGAGCTCCGCGACCCGGCGCGCGCGAAGGGCTGGCTGTTCGCGATCGCGACGAATGCCTGGCGGGACCTCTGCCGCGCTCGCGGCCGCACGCTTCCGACGATCTCGCTGGACAGCCGCGACCCGGATGACGACTTCTCGTTGTTCGCGACCCTGGCCATCGAAGACCCGTTCCCCTATTCCGACGAATTGCACCTGGACTTCCTTCGCCTGTTTCGCGACGAGGATGTCCAGGATGTCTTCGCCCGGATCAACCCGGTCTTTCGGGCGCCCCTCATCCTCACGACGATCCACGGCTTCAGCTGCAAGGAGGCGGCGGCGATCCTCGACGTGCCGCTGGGAACCGTTCTCTCCCGCCTGCATCGAGGCCGGAAGCAGCTCGAACGGGGCATGTGGGACTATGCCGTCAGGAACGGCCTCGTGGAGGTTGGTGACGAACCATGATCGACTGCCGCGAGGCCGTCCGCCGGATGTGGGAATACCTCGACCACGCCCTGGAGCGCGGCCCGGCAGAGGAGTTCGAGACGCACCTCGAGGCCTGCCAGCGATGCTGTGGCGAGCTCGAGTTCTCGCGCCATCTCAAGGAGATGGTGGCGGCGACCGGCTCCGAGACGATGCCTGACCAGTTTCGCCGGCGGATCGAGTTGCTCCTCGAGGGCGGCAGCCTGCCGTCCCCTGGAGGGGACACGCCGTGACCGACGTGCC from Chloroflexota bacterium harbors:
- a CDS encoding LUD domain-containing protein, coding for MTTQSIPPPFTAPAPTERIERVAEALGRHNIEAIVVAMGAEARERVLSMIPAGAEVHWSKSRTLEEIGLTADLLADGRYDALRPRYLAMDRATQGREIRKLVGAPDFMLGSVQAITDDGALVVVSYSASQIGPYASGAGRVILVVGGQKIVADLDEGLRRAREHVLPYEDASLRAQLGVPTRLAELLVIYEAARPGRITVVLVREAVGV
- a CDS encoding OsmC family protein, producing the protein MATITARNGVNVEQLIATIGAVQQDPNVGAFTFKASSTWRSGARNDGEIKDFVHAGQPAVRPEAFRLIGDEPPVLLGSNEGPNAVELLLQALGFCYAVGYVYNAAARGIDITELRYEIEGDLDLRTFVGLGGPRAGFSAIRATGWVKSPNATTEQLEELCQYVQDTSPVRDCLANPIPITTDLIVLG
- a CDS encoding sigma-70 family RNA polymerase sigma factor, with the translated sequence MIATVTDAQSQPQAESSADEPGRAFAAIARDQLDGLYGYCVRLTSDRTDAEDLVQDTLLRAMRAYPELRDPARAKGWLFAIATNAWRDLCRARGRTLPTISLDSRDPDDDFSLFATLAIEDPFPYSDELHLDFLRLFRDEDVQDVFARINPVFRAPLILTTIHGFSCKEAAAILDVPLGTVLSRLHRGRKQLERGMWDYAVRNGLVEVGDEP
- a CDS encoding zf-HC2 domain-containing protein, with translation MIDCREAVRRMWEYLDHALERGPAEEFETHLEACQRCCGELEFSRHLKEMVAATGSETMPDQFRRRIELLLEGGSLPSPGGDTP